A region of Schistosoma mansoni strain Puerto Rico chromosome 1, complete genome DNA encodes the following proteins:
- a CDS encoding putative arp2/3 complex 20 kD subunit translates to MASTALKPYLNAVRHTLNAALCVQNFSSQVVERHNKPEIEVRTSKELLLNPVIISRNEKERVLIEGSINSVRVSIAIKQSDEIEKLLCRKFTRFMMTRAEDFVILRRKPVPGYDISFLITNFHTEQMSKAKLVDFVITFMDEIDKEISEMRLAVNSRARQCAEEFLKAFD, encoded by the exons GCCCTAAAACCTTATTTAAACGCAGTTAGGCACACTCTAAATGCAGCATTATGTGTTCAAAATTTTTCTTCACAAGTTGTTGAACGTCACAACAAACCTGAAATAGAAGTTCGAACCTCCAAGGAACTACTATTAAATCCCGTAATTATTAGTCGGAATGAAAAAGAGCGGGTATTGATTGAAGGATCAATTAATTCAGTTCGTGTCAGCATTGCTATCAAACAGTCTGATGAAATCGAAAAGCTACTTTGTCGAAAATTCACTCGGTTTATGATGACTCGTGCAGAAGACTTTGTCATACTTAGGCGTAAACCTGTCCCT GGCTATGACATCAGTTTTCTTATCACTAATTTTCATACGGAACAGATGTCAAAGGCAAAATTGGTTGATTTCGTAATTACTTTCATGGATGAGATTGATAAAGAAATTTCCGAAATGCGCTTAGCAGTGAATTCTCGGGCTCGTCAGTGTGCTGAGGAATTTTTGAAGGCATTCGACTAA